The following coding sequences lie in one Nocardioides sambongensis genomic window:
- a CDS encoding FAD-dependent oxidoreductase — protein MTESPRPEESRPRLVVVGSGMAATRLVEELVLRGAHTTHRITVLGDEPVAPYNRILLSAVLEGTHRPEALTLRSTEWYDDHGITLHLDARVLGVDPARRDVMLVDGTLVDYDTLVLATGSIPALPPIRGLVRMDGSLHPAVHAFRSLAECERLLGAIAETDPDGRPVNRRAVVVGGGLLGLQVARALGTRGLDTEIVEGADHLLHRQIDTAAGRIIARDLKRLGVAVYTGARAVRLNDAPSSPVQSPVGAVKVVDPLPSNPGRVALRLDNGFTLDADLVVLTAGGRPSTALARGAGLEVRRGIVVDDRLTTSDPHIHAIGDCVQHDGRVTGFVPPAWEQAGVLAEVLVGEPAKYDGSRLVARLRATDLDVAVLGDAAAEIEAGGEVVEVSNPIAGSHRRLVVREGRIVAATLVGDLARVGLITQHFDRGTVLGPAEPGNLLMPERTVSAGSAARALPDDAEVCACAGVSAGRIRACSSLEEVRDTTRATTGCGGCASTVRDLLGDQALVSTAKGN, from the coding sequence ATGACCGAGAGCCCCCGCCCCGAGGAGTCGCGACCGCGGCTCGTCGTCGTCGGCTCCGGCATGGCCGCCACCCGCCTGGTCGAGGAGCTGGTGCTCCGCGGGGCGCACACCACGCACCGGATCACGGTGCTCGGCGACGAGCCGGTGGCGCCGTACAACCGGATCCTGCTCTCCGCCGTGCTCGAGGGCACCCACCGCCCCGAGGCGCTCACCCTCCGCAGCACCGAGTGGTACGACGACCACGGCATCACGCTCCACCTCGACGCCCGGGTGCTCGGCGTCGACCCCGCGCGCCGCGACGTGATGCTCGTCGACGGCACCCTGGTCGACTACGACACCCTGGTGCTGGCCACCGGGTCGATCCCGGCGCTGCCGCCGATCCGCGGCCTGGTCCGGATGGACGGCTCGCTGCACCCGGCGGTGCACGCCTTCCGCTCCCTGGCCGAGTGCGAACGACTGCTCGGGGCGATCGCCGAGACCGACCCCGACGGCCGGCCGGTCAACCGGCGCGCGGTCGTCGTCGGCGGCGGGTTGCTCGGGCTCCAGGTCGCCCGGGCGCTGGGCACCCGCGGGCTCGACACCGAGATCGTCGAGGGCGCCGACCACCTGCTGCACCGCCAGATCGACACCGCGGCCGGACGGATCATCGCCCGCGACCTGAAGAGGCTGGGCGTGGCCGTCTACACCGGCGCCCGGGCTGTTCGGCTCAACGACGCGCCGAGCAGCCCGGTGCAGAGCCCCGTCGGCGCGGTGAAGGTGGTCGACCCGCTGCCCAGCAACCCGGGCCGGGTGGCGCTCCGCCTGGACAACGGGTTCACCCTGGACGCCGACCTGGTGGTGCTCACCGCCGGCGGACGCCCGTCCACCGCGCTGGCCCGCGGCGCCGGGCTCGAGGTCCGCCGCGGCATCGTCGTCGACGACCGGCTGACCACCTCCGACCCGCACATCCACGCGATCGGCGACTGCGTCCAGCACGACGGCCGGGTGACCGGCTTCGTGCCGCCCGCCTGGGAGCAGGCCGGGGTGCTGGCCGAGGTGCTGGTCGGCGAGCCCGCCAAGTACGACGGCAGCCGGCTGGTCGCCCGACTGCGTGCCACCGACCTGGACGTGGCCGTGCTCGGCGACGCCGCCGCCGAGATCGAGGCCGGTGGCGAGGTCGTCGAGGTGTCCAACCCGATCGCCGGGTCGCACCGCCGCCTGGTGGTGCGCGAGGGCCGGATCGTCGCAGCCACCCTGGTCGGCGACCTGGCCCGGGTCGGCCTGATCACCCAGCACTTCGACCGGGGCACCGTCCTCGGTCCCGCCGAGCCGGGCAACCTGCTGATGCCCGAACGCACCGTCTCCGCGGGCAGCGCCGCCCGCGCCCTGCCCGATGACGCCGAGGTCTGCGCCTGTGCCGGCGTCAGCGCCGGTCGGATCCGGGCCTGCTCCTCGCTCGAGGAGGTCCGCGACACCACGCGCGCCACCACCGGATGCGGCGGTTGCGCGAGCACGGTCCGCGACCTCCTCGGCGACCAGGCCCTGGTCTCCACTGCGAAAGGAAACTGA
- the nirB gene encoding nitrite reductase large subunit NirB — MSLHLRKQLVVVGHGMVGHRFVQAAIERGLTETYDIIVLGEEPRPAYDRVALTSFFELGAEALSFLPGGVYEDPRVTLRLGAEVTALDADAQTITLADGETLAYDELVLATGAAPFVPPVPGKDLGNVFVYRTIEDLEAIREAAAGATAGAVIGGGLLGLEAANALHQLGVQTHVVEMAPRLMAVQIDDAGGATLKRHITELGLTVHTGVMTELIDGDADGKVSGIKFKDEDTLPLDIVIFSAGIRPRDLVAREAGLEVAERGGVLVDEQCRSSVANIWAIGECAAPGGRMYGLVAPGYTMAEVVVDTLLGGAAGSFTGADMSTKLKLLGVDVASFGDAFATTPDSLELVFSDAVAGVYKKLVVAENATGAFELLGGILVGDASAYGVLRPMVGSGMELPDNPEELILPASRGGVELGLPDSAQVCSCNNVTKAEIVAAVSDEATHFEGGPCGDAGCVTKCTKAGATCGSCKTVVKKIVEDHFAAVGKTVDKSLCQHIPMTRAELFEVIAIHGYTRFDDIIAGHGSGRGCDICKPAIASILASLLNHHVLEGGNRTLQDTNDAYLANIQKNGTYSVVPRIPGGEITPEKLIVIGEVAKDFGLYTKITGASGSTCSAPGWRTCR, encoded by the coding sequence ATGTCCCTGCACCTGAGGAAGCAGCTCGTCGTGGTGGGCCACGGGATGGTCGGCCACCGTTTCGTCCAGGCCGCGATCGAGCGTGGCCTGACCGAGACCTACGACATCATCGTGCTCGGCGAGGAGCCGCGGCCGGCGTACGACCGGGTGGCGCTCACCTCGTTCTTCGAGCTCGGCGCGGAGGCCCTCTCCTTCCTGCCGGGCGGGGTCTACGAGGACCCGCGGGTCACCCTGCGGCTCGGCGCCGAGGTGACCGCCCTGGACGCCGACGCGCAGACGATCACCCTCGCCGACGGCGAGACCCTGGCCTACGACGAGCTGGTGCTGGCCACCGGCGCCGCGCCGTTCGTGCCGCCGGTGCCCGGCAAGGACCTCGGCAACGTCTTCGTCTACCGCACCATCGAGGACCTCGAGGCGATCCGCGAGGCGGCGGCCGGCGCCACCGCCGGAGCGGTGATCGGCGGCGGCCTGCTCGGCCTGGAGGCGGCCAACGCGCTGCACCAGCTCGGGGTGCAGACCCACGTGGTGGAGATGGCGCCGCGGCTGATGGCGGTGCAGATCGACGACGCCGGCGGCGCCACCCTGAAGCGGCACATCACCGAGCTCGGCCTCACCGTGCACACCGGCGTGATGACCGAGCTGATCGACGGCGACGCGGACGGCAAGGTCTCGGGCATCAAGTTCAAGGACGAGGACACGCTGCCGCTGGACATCGTGATCTTCTCCGCCGGCATCCGTCCGCGCGACCTGGTCGCCCGCGAGGCCGGCCTGGAGGTCGCCGAGCGCGGCGGCGTGCTGGTCGACGAGCAGTGCCGGTCCTCGGTCGCCAACATCTGGGCGATCGGCGAGTGCGCCGCTCCGGGCGGCCGGATGTACGGCCTGGTCGCGCCGGGCTACACGATGGCCGAGGTCGTCGTGGACACGCTGCTCGGCGGCGCCGCCGGCTCCTTCACCGGCGCCGACATGTCAACCAAGCTCAAGCTGCTCGGTGTCGACGTCGCCTCCTTCGGCGACGCCTTCGCCACCACCCCGGACTCCCTCGAGCTGGTCTTCTCCGACGCGGTCGCCGGCGTCTACAAGAAGCTGGTGGTCGCGGAGAACGCGACCGGAGCCTTCGAGCTGCTCGGCGGCATCCTGGTCGGCGACGCCAGCGCCTACGGCGTGCTCCGCCCGATGGTGGGCAGCGGGATGGAGCTGCCGGACAACCCCGAGGAGCTGATCCTCCCGGCCAGCCGGGGCGGCGTGGAGCTGGGCCTCCCGGACAGCGCCCAGGTCTGCTCGTGCAACAACGTGACCAAGGCCGAGATCGTCGCCGCCGTCTCCGACGAGGCCACGCACTTCGAGGGCGGCCCGTGCGGCGACGCCGGCTGCGTCACCAAGTGCACCAAGGCCGGCGCCACCTGCGGCTCCTGCAAGACCGTGGTGAAGAAGATCGTCGAGGACCACTTCGCCGCGGTCGGCAAGACCGTGGACAAGTCGCTGTGCCAGCACATCCCGATGACGCGCGCCGAGCTCTTCGAGGTGATCGCGATCCACGGCTACACCCGCTTCGACGACATCATCGCCGGCCACGGCAGCGGCCGCGGCTGCGACATCTGCAAGCCGGCGATCGCCTCGATCCTGGCCAGCCTGCTCAACCACCACGTCCTGGAGGGCGGCAACCGCACGCTGCAGGACACCAACGACGCCTACCTGGCCAACATCCAGAAGAACGGCACCTACTCCGTCGTGCCGCGGATCCCCGGTGGCGAGATCACCCCGGAGAAGCTGATCGTGATCGGCGAGGTGGCCAAGGACTTCGGGCTCTACACCAAGATCACCGGGGCCAGCGGATCGACCTGTTCGGCGCCCGGCTGGAGGACCTGCCGGTGA
- a CDS encoding nitrite reductase large subunit, which translates to MIWKRLVDAGFESGHAYGKSLRTVKSCVGSTWCRYGVQDSVGLAIELELRYRGLRSPHKLKGGVSGCARECAEARSKDFGVIATEKGWNLYVGGNGGATPAHAQLLAGDLDTPTLIRYLDRFLMYYIRTADRLQRTAPWVDSLDGGLERVREVVVDDVLGLGSELEEAMSKHVDSYFDEWKATVEDPAKLERFVSFVNAPGTPDPNISFRDERGQIAPAVADGPVAVGPVELGATIPVGGPR; encoded by the coding sequence GTGATCTGGAAGCGGCTGGTCGACGCGGGCTTCGAGTCGGGCCACGCCTACGGGAAGTCGCTGCGCACGGTGAAGTCCTGCGTCGGGTCGACCTGGTGCCGCTACGGCGTACAGGACTCGGTCGGTCTCGCCATCGAGCTGGAGCTGCGCTACCGCGGGCTGCGCTCACCGCACAAGCTCAAGGGCGGGGTCTCCGGGTGCGCCCGCGAGTGCGCGGAGGCCCGCAGCAAGGACTTCGGCGTGATCGCCACCGAGAAGGGCTGGAACCTCTACGTCGGCGGCAACGGCGGCGCCACCCCGGCCCACGCCCAGCTCCTCGCCGGCGACCTGGACACCCCCACCCTGATCCGCTACCTGGACCGGTTCCTCATGTACTACATCCGCACCGCCGACCGGCTGCAGCGCACGGCGCCGTGGGTGGACAGCCTGGACGGTGGCCTGGAGCGGGTCCGCGAGGTCGTCGTCGACGACGTGCTCGGGCTCGGTTCGGAGCTGGAGGAGGCGATGAGCAAGCACGTCGACTCCTACTTCGACGAGTGGAAGGCGACCGTGGAGGACCCGGCCAAGCTGGAGCGCTTCGTCTCCTTCGTCAACGCCCCCGGCACCCCCGACCCCAACATCTCGTTCCGCGACGAGCGCGGACAGATCGCGCCCGCGGTGGCCGACGGCCCGGTCGCGGTCGGCCCGGTCGAGCTCGGCGCGACGATCCCGGTGGGAGGCCCCCGATGA
- the nirD gene encoding nitrite reductase small subunit NirD gives MTATETGARANGTMGEDRVENGTVVCPLTRIEVEGGVAALVDGEAVAVFRTFEDEVYALSNYDPFSRASVLSRGIVGTRTIDGVEVPFVASPMHKQAFDLRTGRCLDEESVTVTTYDVHVVDGQVIVGRRRESGAG, from the coding sequence ATGACCGCGACGGAGACCGGTGCTCGGGCGAACGGCACGATGGGGGAGGACAGGGTGGAGAACGGCACCGTGGTCTGCCCGCTCACCCGGATCGAGGTCGAGGGCGGCGTGGCCGCGCTGGTGGACGGCGAGGCGGTCGCGGTCTTCCGCACCTTCGAGGACGAGGTTTACGCCCTCTCCAACTACGATCCCTTCTCGAGGGCATCGGTCCTCTCCCGCGGCATCGTCGGCACCCGCACCATCGACGGCGTCGAGGTGCCGTTCGTGGCGAGCCCGATGCACAAGCAGGCCTTCGACCTGCGGACCGGGCGCTGCCTCGACGAGGAGTCGGTGACCGTGACGACGTACGACGTCCACGTCGTCGACGGCCAGGTGATCGTCGGCCGACGACGGGAGAGCGGGGCAGGGTGA
- a CDS encoding uroporphyrinogen-III synthase: MTEQPLAGFRIGVTAARRAEEQVNLLERRGAVVLHAPALSVDPNQIDEVALRAATEQVLTQPVDIFVANTGIGMKSWLTAAERWGLGEKLVAHLGTAEILARGPKSVGALRRFGLRELWAPESEKFEDVLDHLRRRDLTGKRIVVQEHGQSLSMAAHALRRSGAVVTTVAVYRVEGADDPEPIFGLIEEIAARRVDAVTFTAAPAVAALMEAAVSTGHRDEVITAFQADVIASCVGPVTAAAFEMWGVPSIYPERSRLAAMVKQLEVELPSRAGGTTLEVAGHTLLLHGEDVLLDGVEVKLSPAPLAVLQALLVNPGTVVARRDLLAALPSGTAGSEHAVEMAVARLRAAMGTRCIQTVVKRGYRLAVTG, encoded by the coding sequence GTGACCGAGCAGCCGTTGGCCGGCTTCCGGATCGGGGTGACCGCGGCCCGGCGCGCCGAGGAGCAGGTGAACCTGCTGGAGCGCCGTGGTGCTGTGGTGCTGCACGCACCGGCGCTCTCCGTCGACCCCAACCAGATCGACGAGGTCGCGCTGCGCGCGGCCACCGAGCAGGTGCTCACCCAGCCGGTCGACATCTTCGTCGCCAACACCGGCATCGGGATGAAGTCGTGGCTCACCGCCGCCGAGCGGTGGGGCCTGGGCGAGAAGCTGGTCGCCCACCTGGGCACCGCCGAGATCCTGGCCCGGGGTCCGAAGAGCGTCGGCGCGCTGCGCCGGTTCGGGCTGCGCGAGCTGTGGGCGCCGGAGTCGGAGAAGTTCGAGGACGTGCTCGACCACCTGCGCCGCCGGGACCTGACCGGGAAGCGGATCGTGGTGCAGGAGCACGGGCAGTCGCTGTCGATGGCGGCGCACGCGCTGCGTCGTAGCGGTGCCGTGGTGACCACGGTCGCCGTCTACCGGGTGGAGGGCGCCGACGACCCCGAGCCGATCTTCGGCCTGATCGAGGAGATCGCCGCCCGCCGGGTGGACGCGGTCACCTTCACCGCGGCGCCGGCGGTCGCGGCGCTGATGGAGGCCGCCGTCTCCACCGGCCACCGCGACGAGGTGATCACCGCCTTCCAGGCCGACGTGATCGCCTCCTGCGTCGGGCCGGTGACCGCTGCCGCCTTCGAGATGTGGGGGGTGCCCTCGATCTATCCCGAGCGCTCCCGGCTGGCCGCGATGGTCAAGCAGCTCGAGGTCGAGCTGCCCTCCCGCGCCGGCGGTACGACGCTGGAGGTGGCCGGCCACACGCTGCTGCTGCACGGCGAGGACGTCCTGCTCGACGGGGTCGAGGTGAAGCTCTCCCCGGCGCCGCTCGCGGTGCTGCAGGCGCTGCTGGTCAACCCGGGCACGGTGGTGGCCCGTCGCGACCTGCTCGCCGCTCTGCCCTCGGGCACCGCCGGCTCCGAGCACGCGGTGGAGATGGCCGTCGCGCGGCTGCGCGCGGCGATGGGGACCCGCTGCATCCAGACCGTGGTGAAGCGCGGCTACCGGCTGGCGGTGACCGGATGA
- a CDS encoding sirohydrochlorin chelatase codes for MTIAHGTRTAVGNTVARAITDAAAERLGWSATASYVELCAPLFADVVAACELPADGPVVAVPLLLSVGVHVRQDLPGAVRDAGRDDVVLGGALGPDPLLAAAQADRLRGAGARPGQPVVLVAAGSSDPDALADLDAAAGHLAHAWGAPVRVATLTGLGPRVEQVVRRGTRCRRTCWRPDTSTAGSPRWHRRRAQWWWRT; via the coding sequence GTGACGATCGCGCACGGCACCCGGACGGCGGTCGGCAACACCGTGGCCCGGGCGATCACCGACGCGGCCGCCGAGCGCCTGGGCTGGTCCGCGACCGCCTCGTACGTCGAGCTGTGCGCCCCGCTCTTCGCCGACGTCGTCGCCGCGTGCGAGCTGCCCGCCGACGGACCGGTGGTGGCGGTGCCGCTGCTGCTGTCGGTGGGGGTGCACGTGCGCCAGGACCTGCCCGGCGCGGTCCGGGACGCCGGTCGCGACGACGTGGTGCTCGGTGGCGCCCTCGGCCCCGACCCGCTGCTGGCCGCCGCGCAGGCGGACCGGCTGCGCGGCGCCGGGGCGCGTCCCGGGCAGCCGGTGGTGCTGGTCGCGGCCGGGTCGTCGGACCCGGACGCACTCGCCGACCTCGACGCGGCCGCCGGTCACCTGGCGCACGCGTGGGGTGCGCCGGTGCGGGTGGCCACCCTCACCGGGCTCGGCCCGCGGGTGGAGCAGGTGGTGCGGCGGGGGACGCGGTGTCGCCGTACCTGCTGGCGACCGGACACTTCCACCGCCGGCTCGCCACGGTGGCACAGGAGGCGGGCGCAGTGGTGGTGGCGGACGTGA
- a CDS encoding sugar diacid recognition domain-containing protein, whose amino-acid sequence MNPLTADVAQRIVERTSTVIGRNVNVMSERGVILASSDPDRLRHQHEGALVAAQGDRVVAIEAAEAHPLRGVQPGVNVPLHHRGAVVGVVGISGAPEEVQVLADLIRVTAELILEQSGELESGQRLQQDRDDLLVEILEGRVDHAPARRRAADLGVDLDLPRHCAVVRPADDHGTEAVRTVQWTVGHLPDVLHTRSRTDELAVWWPADSSRSGAEVRQAITAHPTALVAAESDAFGGEDGLRQAWLAALDTLAVSHLADELYDVRDLPFVALLCGLRGDRRADAVSAPWRALLAADRHGELRTTLRAWIEHDLHPGDCAAALHVHRNTLRGRLARIEAITGLDLRRVPHLLQLYLGPLLAGTGDNT is encoded by the coding sequence GTGAACCCCCTGACCGCCGACGTCGCGCAGCGGATCGTCGAGCGCACCAGCACCGTGATCGGGCGCAACGTGAACGTGATGAGCGAGCGCGGCGTGATCCTGGCCAGCAGCGACCCGGACCGGCTCCGGCACCAGCACGAGGGCGCCCTCGTCGCCGCCCAGGGCGACCGGGTCGTCGCCATCGAGGCCGCCGAGGCGCACCCGCTGCGCGGCGTCCAGCCGGGCGTGAACGTGCCGCTGCACCACCGCGGCGCGGTGGTCGGCGTGGTCGGCATCTCCGGGGCGCCCGAGGAGGTGCAGGTGCTGGCCGACCTGATCCGGGTCACCGCCGAGCTGATCCTGGAGCAGTCCGGCGAGCTGGAGAGCGGGCAGCGGCTGCAGCAGGACCGCGACGACCTGCTCGTCGAGATCCTCGAGGGCCGCGTCGACCACGCCCCGGCGCGCCGGCGCGCCGCCGACCTGGGCGTCGACCTCGACCTCCCCCGTCACTGTGCCGTCGTCCGGCCGGCCGACGACCACGGCACCGAGGCGGTCCGCACCGTTCAGTGGACCGTCGGACACCTCCCCGACGTGCTGCACACCCGCAGCCGCACCGACGAGCTCGCCGTCTGGTGGCCTGCCGACTCCTCGCGCAGCGGCGCCGAGGTCCGGCAGGCGATCACCGCGCACCCCACCGCGCTGGTCGCCGCGGAGAGCGACGCCTTCGGTGGCGAGGACGGCCTCCGCCAGGCCTGGCTCGCCGCCCTCGACACGCTCGCCGTCTCCCACCTCGCCGACGAGCTGTACGACGTACGCGACCTGCCGTTCGTGGCGCTGCTCTGCGGCCTGCGCGGCGACCGGCGCGCCGACGCCGTCTCCGCGCCGTGGCGGGCGCTCCTCGCCGCCGACCGGCACGGCGAGCTGCGGACCACCCTGCGCGCCTGGATCGAGCACGACCTGCACCCCGGCGACTGCGCGGCCGCCCTCCACGTGCACCGCAACACCCTGCGCGGGCGGCTGGCCCGGATCGAGGCGATCACCGGCCTCGACCTCCGCCGGGTGCCCCACCTGCTCCAGCTCTACCTGGGGCCCTTGCTCGCCGGCACCGGCGACAACACCTAG
- a CDS encoding GntP family permease, producing the protein MSDVFVLVGVVVALVLAASVLKLHPFAALLLAALFGGMAFGLPLLDDGDTLGLVSVITTGFGATLGSIGLVIILGTVIGVILDKSGAAITMADWIVRRIGQRYPTVTMTVIGYIVSIPVFCDSGYVILNSLKESMATRNRVSPVAMSVALATGLFATHTLVPPTPGPIAAAGNLGLSDQLGLVIAVGLPLAVVAAIAGNLWARRFRDVQPDGIAAEDVEERIAAFGRLRDELGTLPGATASFAPIFVPLLLIMLGSIAAYPTEPLGDNVVVDALRFVGQPVIALLVGLVCALTLLPRAGFMDRLNERISDGILAAAPILLITGAGGAFGAVIKATPVGTYLGEQLSGLGIGVFVPFLIAAALKTAQGSSTVALVTTSVLVAPLLGELGLDSDFGRVLVVMAIGAGAMVVSHANDSYFWVVSQFSRMSVKQAYAAQTAATALQGLATIAVVFVLSLFV; encoded by the coding sequence ATGTCCGACGTGTTCGTGCTGGTCGGGGTCGTGGTGGCCCTGGTGCTGGCGGCGAGTGTGCTGAAGCTGCACCCGTTCGCGGCGCTGCTGCTCGCGGCGCTGTTCGGCGGGATGGCCTTCGGTCTGCCGCTGCTCGACGACGGCGACACCCTCGGCCTGGTCTCGGTGATCACCACCGGGTTCGGCGCGACCCTCGGATCGATCGGGCTGGTGATCATCCTCGGCACCGTGATCGGGGTGATCCTGGACAAGTCCGGCGCGGCGATCACGATGGCCGACTGGATCGTCAGACGGATCGGTCAGCGCTATCCGACGGTGACGATGACGGTGATCGGCTACATCGTGTCGATCCCGGTGTTCTGCGACTCCGGCTACGTCATCCTCAACTCGCTCAAGGAGTCGATGGCCACCCGCAACCGGGTCTCCCCGGTCGCGATGTCGGTGGCCCTGGCCACCGGCCTGTTCGCGACGCACACCCTGGTCCCGCCGACCCCCGGGCCGATCGCCGCGGCCGGCAACCTGGGCCTCAGCGACCAGCTCGGCCTGGTCATCGCCGTCGGCCTGCCGCTGGCCGTGGTGGCCGCGATCGCGGGCAACCTGTGGGCACGGCGCTTCCGCGACGTGCAGCCCGACGGCATCGCCGCGGAGGACGTGGAGGAGCGGATCGCGGCGTTCGGGCGGCTGCGCGACGAGCTCGGCACGCTGCCGGGGGCCACCGCCTCGTTCGCCCCGATCTTCGTGCCGCTGCTGCTGATCATGCTCGGCTCGATCGCGGCGTACCCGACCGAGCCGCTGGGCGACAACGTCGTCGTGGACGCGCTGCGATTCGTCGGGCAGCCGGTGATCGCGCTCCTGGTGGGCCTGGTCTGTGCGCTCACCCTGCTGCCGCGGGCCGGCTTCATGGACCGGCTCAACGAGCGGATCTCCGACGGCATCCTCGCCGCGGCGCCGATCCTGCTGATCACCGGTGCCGGTGGTGCCTTCGGCGCGGTCATCAAGGCCACCCCGGTCGGCACCTACCTCGGGGAGCAGCTCTCCGGACTCGGGATCGGCGTCTTCGTTCCCTTCCTGATCGCCGCCGCGCTGAAGACCGCGCAGGGCTCGTCGACGGTGGCGCTGGTCACCACCTCGGTGCTGGTGGCGCCGTTGCTGGGCGAGCTCGGCCTGGACAGCGACTTCGGCCGGGTGCTGGTCGTGATGGCGATCGGCGCGGGTGCGATGGTCGTGTCCCACGCGAACGACAGCTACTTCTGGGTGGTCAGCCAGTTCAGCCGGATGAGCGTGAAGCAGGCGTACGCCGCGCAGACTGCCGCCACCGCGCTGCAGGGTCTCGCCACCATCGCCGTGGTCTTCGTCCTCTCCCTGTTCGTCTGA
- a CDS encoding glycerate kinase, producing MLIAPDSFKGSLSSPEVAAAIERGWLRGDPEATCVRVPLADGGEGTVRALVDATDGRLETRAVTGPAGTPVEAAFGLLGGTGPLTAVVEVAAASGPPPADASPEDAGRATSYGTGELIAAALDLGARRLVLGLGGSACTDGGAGLLQALGARFVDADGSDLGYGGAALGDLAAIDVAGLHPGLADCEVVAACDVDNPLTGPRGAAAVFGPQKGADEGAVALLDAHLTHLAGLVVERFGGDPEVPGSGAAGGIGFAVLAVLGGSLRPGIDIVADAVGLDDLLDELQGEAALVLTGEGCLDGQSLAGKVPFGVLRRARERGLPVVGLAGSLGAGRTRCWRPG from the coding sequence GTGCTGATCGCCCCGGACTCGTTCAAGGGCAGCCTCTCCAGCCCGGAGGTGGCGGCCGCGATCGAGCGGGGGTGGCTGCGCGGCGACCCGGAGGCGACCTGCGTCCGGGTCCCGCTCGCCGACGGCGGTGAGGGCACCGTCCGGGCGCTGGTGGACGCCACCGACGGGCGGCTGGAGACCCGCGCCGTCACCGGCCCTGCGGGGACGCCGGTGGAGGCCGCCTTCGGACTGCTCGGCGGCACCGGCCCGCTCACCGCCGTGGTGGAGGTGGCCGCCGCTTCGGGTCCGCCGCCCGCGGACGCCTCGCCGGAGGACGCCGGGCGGGCGACGTCGTACGGCACCGGTGAGCTGATCGCCGCCGCGCTCGACCTCGGCGCCCGCCGGCTGGTCCTCGGGCTGGGCGGCAGCGCCTGCACCGACGGGGGCGCGGGTCTGCTCCAGGCGCTCGGCGCCCGGTTCGTCGACGCCGACGGCTCCGACCTCGGGTACGGCGGCGCGGCTCTCGGCGATCTCGCCGCCATCGACGTCGCGGGGCTGCACCCGGGGCTGGCGGACTGCGAGGTGGTCGCGGCCTGCGACGTGGACAACCCGCTCACCGGGCCCCGCGGTGCCGCCGCGGTCTTCGGTCCGCAGAAGGGGGCCGACGAGGGGGCGGTCGCCCTGCTCGACGCGCACCTGACGCATCTGGCCGGCCTCGTGGTGGAGCGGTTCGGCGGCGACCCGGAGGTGCCGGGCAGCGGCGCCGCGGGCGGGATCGGCTTCGCGGTGCTGGCGGTGCTCGGGGGCAGCCTGCGCCCCGGGATCGACATCGTCGCGGACGCCGTCGGGCTGGACGACCTGCTGGACGAGCTGCAGGGTGAGGCGGCCCTGGTGCTGACCGGTGAGGGGTGCCTGGACGGGCAGTCGCTGGCGGGCAAGGTGCCGTTCGGGGTGCTGCGCCGGGCCCGGGAGCGGGGTCTGCCGGTGGTCGGGCTGGCCGGGTCGCTCGGCGCGGGGCGGACCAGGTGCTGGAGGCCGGGATGA
- a CDS encoding Rrf2 family transcriptional regulator, whose protein sequence is MARSTNTQFAVAVHVLTYLAAGAAAGRRTPVGSEELAGSTSVNPVHVRKVLGPLRAAGLVRSRAGAHGGWELAVEPGAVTLAQVWRLLQADDPVLGIHGPNPACAVGATIQGVLSEVDQRVTNAIVDELGRTTLGDVLATAGFDAEDYAELAVER, encoded by the coding sequence ATGGCCAGGTCGACCAACACCCAGTTCGCGGTGGCCGTGCACGTGCTGACCTACCTGGCGGCCGGCGCCGCCGCCGGTCGCCGGACCCCGGTCGGGTCGGAGGAGCTGGCCGGCAGCACCTCGGTCAACCCCGTGCACGTGCGCAAGGTGTTGGGTCCCCTCCGCGCAGCCGGGCTGGTCCGCTCACGGGCCGGCGCCCACGGCGGGTGGGAGCTGGCCGTCGAACCCGGAGCGGTGACCCTCGCGCAGGTGTGGCGGCTGCTCCAGGCCGACGACCCGGTGCTCGGGATCCACGGCCCGAACCCCGCCTGTGCGGTGGGTGCCACCATCCAGGGCGTGCTGTCCGAGGTCGACCAGCGCGTCACGAACGCGATCGTCGACGAGCTGGGCCGGACCACCCTCGGCGACGTCCTCGCCACCGCCGGCTTCGACGCCGAGGACTACGCCGAGCTCGCCGTCGAGCGCTGA